Proteins encoded in a region of the Campylobacter geochelonis genome:
- the nusB gene encoding transcription antitermination factor NusB codes for MATRHQVRQCIVSLLYARDMGTQTAEFKNEFLEEKKIRNKQKEFTEDLFKGILANLNMLDEMLNEKLSEHKLDDIGVVERAILRLGAYEIKFTDTDDAVVINEAIELAKEMGSETAPKFVNGVLDALRAK; via the coding sequence TAAGGCAGTGTATCGTCTCGCTGCTTTATGCTAGGGATATGGGGACGCAAACTGCGGAGTTTAAAAACGAGTTTTTAGAAGAAAAAAAGATAAGAAACAAACAAAAAGAGTTCACGGAAGACCTTTTTAAAGGGATTTTGGCAAATTTAAATATGCTTGATGAAATGCTTAATGAAAAATTAAGCGAGCATAAATTAGATGATATAGGCGTTGTAGAAAGGGCGATTTTACGGCTTGGAGCGTATGAGATAAAATTTACCGATACAGATGATGCTGTTGTGATAAATGAGGCGATTGAGCTTGCTAAAGAGATGGGAAGCGAGACTGCACCGAAATTTGTAAATGGCGTTTTGGATGCTTTAAGAGCCAAATAA
- a CDS encoding DUF3108 domain-containing protein, whose amino-acid sequence MKYDVSFGIFGKVGEADAKLVKHENNATYEISIDAKTTGLANSLSGDRREYFYSTGEIYKDYFLPHLYTHRVERNKGGKVRVDEKIFTFNQRKSQIHFVRYKGEKGNISKSDDKILDYYAQNDLLSLFFNFSKIKHDEELYALIAAGANKKDGRVDVFMPSGSKKESLQKALDTKYQPYIVYINQKIFSSKKGELHLSLDENGYAKKAILKDVIFFGDIVGEAK is encoded by the coding sequence ATGAAATATGATGTTAGTTTTGGCATTTTTGGTAAGGTTGGCGAGGCTGATGCAAAGCTAGTAAAGCACGAAAACAACGCAACTTATGAGATAAGCATAGATGCCAAAACGACTGGCTTGGCAAATAGTTTAAGTGGCGATAGAAGAGAGTATTTTTATAGCACTGGCGAGATTTATAAGGATTATTTTTTGCCACACCTTTATACTCATCGAGTCGAGCGAAACAAGGGCGGTAAGGTAAGAGTAGATGAGAAAATATTTACATTTAACCAACGAAAATCGCAAATCCACTTTGTTAGATACAAAGGCGAAAAGGGAAATATAAGTAAAAGTGATGATAAAATCTTAGATTACTACGCGCAAAATGATCTTTTAAGCTTGTTTTTTAACTTTTCAAAGATAAAACACGACGAGGAACTATACGCTCTAATTGCAGCTGGAGCGAATAAAAAAGATGGCAGAGTTGATGTTTTTATGCCAAGCGGAAGCAAAAAAGAGAGCTTGCAAAAAGCGCTAGATACGAAGTATCAGCCATATATCGTTTATATAAATCAAAAGATTTTTTCAAGTAAAAAAGGTGAGCTTCATCTTTCGCTTGATGAGAATGGATACGCAAAAAAGGCGATTTTAAAAGATGTTATCTTTTTTGGTGATATAGTTGGAGAGGCAAAGTAG
- the pyrF gene encoding orotidine-5'-phosphate decarboxylase translates to MKLCVALDTASFNTNLALVKELKGLDVWFKIGLRSYLRDGVKLIDAIHQTDDFKIFLDLKIHDIPNTLADACEVVANLEVDMINLHASAGLAAMSEVMNRLNSRPHRPLVLAVTALTSFSEDEFKNIYNQDIKSAVIKMSQTANQAGIDGVVCSVFESLPIKYATSKEFLTLTPGIRPFGEAFDDQKRVADLSTAKANLSDFIVVGRPIYKAQNPREVCERILSEI, encoded by the coding sequence ATGAAACTTTGTGTGGCGCTTGATACAGCGAGTTTTAATACAAATTTGGCTTTGGTTAAAGAGCTAAAAGGGCTTGATGTTTGGTTTAAAATCGGGCTTAGAAGCTACTTACGAGATGGCGTTAAGCTGATTGATGCGATTCATCAAACTGATGATTTTAAGATATTTTTAGACCTAAAAATTCACGATATTCCAAACACGCTAGCGGATGCTTGTGAAGTGGTGGCAAACCTTGAAGTTGATATGATAAATCTTCACGCAAGTGCCGGACTAGCGGCTATGAGCGAGGTTATGAACCGTTTAAACTCACGCCCACACCGTCCACTCGTACTAGCAGTAACTGCGCTAACTAGTTTTAGCGAAGATGAGTTTAAAAATATTTATAATCAAGATATAAAATCAGCCGTTATAAAGATGAGTCAAACCGCTAATCAAGCAGGGATTGATGGTGTTGTTTGCTCTGTTTTTGAAAGTTTGCCTATCAAATACGCCACAAGTAAAGAGTTTTTGACTCTAACGCCTGGAATTCGCCCATTTGGTGAGGCGTTTGACGATCAAAAAAGAGTAGCAGACTTAAGCACGGCAAAGGCAAATTTAAGCGATTTTATCGTAGTTGGCAGACCGATTTATAAAGCGCAAAATCCGCGAGAGGTTTGTGAGCGAATTTTATCTGAAATTTAG